AGTTTTTGCAATTCGCCACGTACCAAAGCCCTTACATCCGACTGGCTCGCGTTTACACCAATTCCAAACAATTTGGCCGGATTGAATGTCGCAGAAGGCGTAAATGCAGGAACTGTATTGGTATTCATAAGTGCATCCGCACGGTCTAAATAGCCGCGCTGGAGGTTACGGCGATAGGCATCCACCGCTCCACCCGAAGCCGCCTCCGTCCAAACCCCATTACGTAAATCTGTGAGCATTTGGAGTGCGGTGTATTGTCCGCCGGATTCGCCCAATGCACTTGCTTCGATCAAGCGTCCAATCCGTGAGATTTCCATCACTTGGTTCAGAACGCCAACTTGCGTGCTGCGAACGCGCTCCATCATACCCGTGCCTTCAAAACGGCGTATGACGTTCGGGTCTATCATCCACGTTGGGGTCTTAAAGCACTGGTCAATCAAGAATTGCATGGCACGCTTTTGTTTTTCAGCCGGAACCATGGTATAAACAACACCGGCCTGATCCATCGTTTTGTAGTGTTCATACACCCCACCAATGTTGTTCAAAACGTGGCCCATATATCGGCGGTATTGTCCCACCACTTGGCCATAAAGTTCCTCTAAGTCCTTGTAATCCTTAGCAGTTTCCATCGTCCAATTCTGAAGATTAGGCAAGATTCGTTTTAGGTTGCGAATACCATAATCACTGGCTCGCATGGCATCATCGCCCAAATCCTCTGTTTGCGAGGAAGGATCGAAGCCACCTTGCTTGCCAAAGCGGTACATGGGGTTGTTCTCCTTTTCCCGAATCCAAGCATTTAGGGTTGGGCGTTCTTCCTCTGGCGTTTTGGCCTCTGGAATCGGGCGATATCCCCAACGGATGGCATGAAGATCATAGACACCAATGCCGGGAAAAAGATTTACACCCTTGTCTTCGGGTTGTGCAACATAATTGAACCGCGCATAGTCCATGATCGAAGGCGCCACATTGTGCTTTTTCGTAAAGGCAGCAGAACGGAGCGAATCCACCGGAAACGCTGAAGAAGAACCCATGTTGTGGGGTAAACCAAGCGTATGACCGACTTCGTGGGCAGCAACAAAGCGAATCAATTCGCCCATCAATTCGTCCGAGAACTTTATTTTACGGGCATCAGGATTAACGGCTGCTGTTTGGATGAGGAACCAATTCCGAAGTAGGTTCATCACGTTATGATACCAACCAATGTCCGATTCAATGATTTCGCCGGAGCGTGGATCCGCCAAACTTGGGCCATACGCATTTTCAATATCTGATGAGAAATAGCGAATCACCGAATAACGAGCATCTT
Above is a window of Rhodothermia bacterium DNA encoding:
- a CDS encoding zinc-dependent metalloprotease; the protein is MRRSISKYLLGMVVFIAGCSGSKPTTPTAPATPAASTATKPATAPSGGATTTPSTTPSAARPGTPDTGIKPYKDVITEKAKTDKGLFWVHELDGKWFFEVPDSLLNREMLLVSRIAKTADNLGYGGEQSQSEQVIRWQKADKKILLRTVSYRNTAADSLPIRKAVEASNFEPIIRAFDIRALNKDSSAVVIDATSLFTQDIPILGLPSFQRTQYQVRRLDPERTMIVRMNSYPINIEVRHILTYDAGAPPSQSASGTISLEMNQSMLLLPKKPMQPRLLDNRVGYFSVSTKDYGLDVQRAETRTFIKRWRLEPKDWNAWKRGELVEPIKPIVYYIDPATPEKWRPYLKQGVDDWRAAFETAGFKNAIVAKDPPTKAEDPEFSPEDARYSVIRYFSSDIENAYGPSLADPRSGEIIESDIGWYHNVMNLLRNWFLIQTAAVNPDARKIKFSDELMGELIRFVAAHEVGHTLGLPHNMGSSSAFPVDSLRSAAFTKKHNVAPSIMDYARFNYVAQPEDKGVNLFPGIGVYDLHAIRWGYRPIPEAKTPEEERPTLNAWIREKENNPMYRFGKQGGFDPSSQTEDLGDDAMRASDYGIRNLKRILPNLQNWTMETAKDYKDLEELYGQVVGQYRRYMGHVLNNIGGVYEHYKTMDQAGVVYTMVPAEKQKRAMQFLIDQCFKTPTWMIDPNVIRRFEGTGMMERVRSTQVGVLNQVMEISRIGRLIEASALGESGGQYTALQMLTDLRNGVWTEAASGGAVDAYRRNLQRGYLDRADALMNTNTVPAFTPSATFNPAKLFGIGVNASQSDVRALVRGELQKLQAQLRAALPKTRDELTRLHYQDSLVRIERIFDPNK